The Metabacillus litoralis genome contains a region encoding:
- a CDS encoding tRNA (adenine(22)-N(1))-methyltransferase, whose amino-acid sequence MNELKLSKRLETVASYVPKDAIFADIGSDHAYLPCYSILQGKAKAAIAGEITDGPYLSAKNQVMRCDLTNVISVRQGDGLSVIEDGESVDCITIAGMGGALIKKILEEGKAKLTGVTRLILQPNIHAIYIREWLVENGWELIEEEILEEDEKLYEVLVAEKGEAKRPYKHYSYEAGLLLGPILAKEKSETFQKKWSGEYQHWKSIIAKLEEAGHTYEKNEKYQEIIKQMKLVEEVLS is encoded by the coding sequence ATGAATGAATTAAAACTATCAAAAAGACTTGAAACTGTTGCATCTTATGTCCCAAAAGATGCGATCTTTGCTGATATAGGCTCGGATCATGCTTATTTACCTTGCTACTCTATCTTACAAGGGAAGGCTAAGGCTGCGATTGCCGGGGAAATTACAGATGGTCCTTATTTATCTGCTAAAAATCAAGTAATGAGATGTGATCTGACTAATGTAATATCTGTAAGACAAGGTGATGGACTTTCAGTAATAGAGGACGGTGAGTCTGTTGACTGTATTACGATTGCAGGTATGGGTGGTGCACTAATTAAAAAGATTTTAGAAGAAGGAAAAGCAAAATTAACAGGTGTTACTCGTTTAATCCTTCAGCCTAACATTCATGCTATTTATATACGTGAGTGGTTAGTAGAAAACGGATGGGAGCTTATTGAAGAAGAAATTTTAGAGGAAGATGAAAAGCTTTATGAAGTACTAGTAGCGGAAAAAGGTGAAGCAAAGCGTCCATATAAACATTATTCTTATGAAGCTGGATTGTTATTAGGACCAATTTTAGCTAAGGAGAAATCAGAAACATTTCAAAAAAAATGGTCTGGGGAATATCAACATTGGAAATCCATCATTGCGAAACTTGAAGAAGCTGGACATACATACGAAAAGAATGAGAAATATCAAGAAATAATAAAGCAAATGAAGCTGGTAGAGGAGGTTCTTAGCTAA
- the cccA gene encoding cytochrome c550 codes for MNRNPLIPFLLIAVLGIGLMFLLSFKGIGDHEELASGGEEEPKTEDVANATPEEIYQQNCISCHGQNYEGGAGPALVGVGEKISVDDIKTTLKEGRGIMPAGLVPDEKLDEMAEWVSQIK; via the coding sequence ATGAATCGCAATCCACTTATTCCATTTTTATTAATTGCTGTGCTAGGAATCGGCCTTATGTTCCTTTTATCTTTTAAAGGTATTGGCGATCATGAAGAACTAGCTAGTGGCGGAGAAGAAGAACCAAAAACGGAAGATGTTGCAAACGCTACACCGGAAGAAATTTACCAACAAAACTGTATTTCATGTCATGGACAAAACTATGAGGGTGGAGCTGGTCCTGCACTTGTAGGCGTTGGTGAGAAAATAAGTGTAGATGATATTAAAACAACACTTAAAGAAGGTAGAGGAATTATGCCTGCTGGTCTTGTTCCAGATGAAAAGCTGGACGAAATGGCTGAATGGGTATCTCAAATTAAATAA
- the rpoD gene encoding RNA polymerase sigma factor RpoD produces the protein MADKQTHETEVTFEQVKDQLTEIGKKRGVLTYEEIAERMSNFEIESDQMDEYYEFLGEQGVELIGEAGEDVEDADPNIQDLAKEEEFDLNDLSVPPGVKINDPVRMYLKEIGRVDLLSANEEINLAKRIEEGDEEAKRRLAEANLRLVVSIAKRYVGRGMLFLDLIQEGNMGLMKAVEKFDYEKGYKFSTYATWWIRQAITRAIADQARTIRIPVHMVETINKLIRVQRQLLQDLGREPTPEEIGEDMELTPDKVREILKIAQEPVSLETPIGEEDDSHLGDFIEDQDATSPSEHAAYELLKEQLEDVLDTLTDREENVLRLRFGLDDGRTRTLEEVGKVFGVTRERIRQIEAKALRKLRHPSRSKRLKDFLE, from the coding sequence ATGGCTGATAAACAAACCCATGAAACAGAAGTAACCTTTGAACAGGTGAAAGATCAGTTAACTGAAATTGGGAAAAAACGTGGAGTTTTGACATATGAAGAAATTGCGGAACGTATGTCTAACTTCGAAATCGAATCAGACCAAATGGATGAGTATTATGAATTTCTTGGTGAACAAGGTGTTGAACTAATTGGTGAAGCGGGTGAAGATGTTGAAGATGCTGATCCAAATATCCAAGATCTTGCTAAGGAAGAAGAATTTGATCTAAATGACTTAAGTGTTCCACCTGGAGTTAAAATAAATGACCCTGTAAGAATGTATTTGAAAGAAATCGGCCGTGTTGATTTATTATCAGCTAATGAAGAAATTAATTTAGCTAAGCGTATTGAGGAAGGCGATGAAGAAGCAAAGCGTAGACTTGCTGAGGCTAACCTTCGTTTAGTTGTAAGTATTGCTAAGCGCTATGTTGGTCGTGGGATGTTATTCTTAGATCTAATCCAAGAAGGTAATATGGGGTTAATGAAGGCTGTCGAAAAATTCGACTATGAAAAAGGTTATAAATTTAGTACGTATGCTACTTGGTGGATTCGCCAAGCAATTACACGTGCAATTGCAGACCAAGCCCGTACAATCCGTATTCCAGTTCACATGGTTGAAACAATTAATAAATTAATTCGTGTTCAACGTCAATTATTACAGGATTTAGGAAGAGAACCGACTCCGGAAGAAATTGGAGAAGATATGGAACTAACTCCTGATAAGGTAAGAGAGATTCTAAAGATTGCTCAAGAGCCTGTGTCGTTAGAAACTCCAATTGGTGAAGAAGATGATTCACATTTAGGAGATTTCATCGAGGATCAGGATGCTACCTCACCTTCTGAACATGCTGCTTATGAATTATTAAAAGAGCAACTTGAAGATGTGCTAGATACCTTAACAGACCGTGAAGAAAACGTATTGCGCCTGCGCTTTGGACTTGATGATGGAAGAACACGTACTCTTGAAGAAGTAGGAAAAGTATTTGGTGTAACACGCGAGCGTATTCGACAAATAGAAGCAAAAGCGCTTCGTAAGTTACGTCATCCTAGCCGCAGTAAACGTCTAAAGGATTTCTTAGAATAG
- the dnaG gene encoding DNA primase, with translation MGNRIPEELLEKIQRTSDIVDVISEYVQLKKQGRNYFGLCPFHGEKSPSFSVSADKQIFHCFGCGAGGNVFSFLMQHEGYTFIEAAQHLADKAGIDLPSISPVDQNQGKVASKSTDKMVEAHELLKKFYHHLLVNTKEGQPALDYLLNRGFTKETIDAFEIGYSLDSWDFISKFLEKRGFDLSLMEEAGLLVKKNNSDNEFFDRFRNRIMFPIMDHHGNTIAFSGRVLGDEKPKYLNSPETKIFNKSKLLYNFHRARLHIRKNQQVVLFEGFADVISSTRAGVEQAIATMGTSLTEEQAKIIRRNVSEVIICYDSDSAGIEATMRASKILKAAGCKIKVAMVPDGMDPDDYIKKFGEEKFKHDVIGASVPIMTFKMTYYRRGKNLHNEGERLQYIDSVLSELSRIENAVEKEIYLKQLSSEFDLSMDVLKEQIFQKEKQISKQQPPQQQNKMSQQQPKRVPIQSKRLLPAFHTAERMLIAHMLRSKDIAEKVLDRLGLQFNIEEHRAIVTYLYGFYEEGNEENVSSFLSRLPNPELQHTVSNIAMITLNSEVSEQELSDYIKQVLNHQKMLMIKEKETEKNEAERNKQFKEAAQIAMEIIQLKQALKS, from the coding sequence ATGGGAAATCGAATTCCCGAGGAATTACTCGAAAAAATACAAAGAACTTCTGACATTGTTGATGTAATAAGTGAATATGTTCAATTGAAGAAACAAGGACGGAATTATTTTGGGTTATGTCCATTTCATGGTGAAAAGTCACCTTCGTTCTCTGTTTCAGCTGATAAGCAAATATTCCATTGCTTTGGATGTGGTGCTGGAGGGAATGTCTTTTCTTTTCTTATGCAACATGAAGGATATACTTTCATAGAAGCAGCACAGCACTTAGCAGACAAGGCTGGAATCGATTTGCCTTCCATTTCGCCAGTTGATCAAAATCAAGGGAAAGTTGCTTCGAAAAGTACTGATAAAATGGTTGAAGCACATGAGCTGTTAAAGAAATTTTACCACCATTTGTTAGTAAACACAAAAGAAGGTCAACCTGCATTAGATTACTTATTGAACAGAGGATTTACAAAAGAAACAATCGATGCGTTTGAAATAGGCTATTCTTTAGATTCTTGGGACTTTATTTCTAAGTTTTTGGAAAAAAGAGGGTTTGATCTTTCATTAATGGAGGAAGCAGGATTACTTGTTAAAAAAAACAACTCTGACAATGAATTTTTTGACCGTTTTAGGAATCGAATCATGTTCCCAATTATGGATCATCATGGTAATACAATTGCTTTTTCAGGAAGAGTGCTTGGTGACGAAAAACCTAAATACTTAAATAGCCCAGAGACGAAAATATTTAATAAAAGCAAGCTGCTTTATAATTTTCACCGTGCAAGATTACATATTCGAAAAAATCAACAAGTTGTCCTATTCGAAGGATTTGCGGATGTTATTTCTTCAACACGTGCTGGAGTAGAACAGGCCATTGCGACAATGGGAACCTCTTTAACAGAAGAACAGGCAAAGATCATACGAAGAAATGTGTCTGAAGTCATAATATGTTATGATTCTGATTCTGCCGGAATTGAAGCAACCATGAGGGCCTCTAAGATATTAAAGGCAGCAGGATGTAAAATAAAAGTTGCGATGGTCCCAGATGGTATGGACCCTGATGACTACATCAAAAAGTTCGGAGAAGAGAAATTCAAACATGATGTAATAGGGGCAAGCGTACCGATCATGACATTTAAGATGACTTATTATCGAAGAGGAAAAAATCTTCATAATGAGGGGGAAAGACTTCAATATATAGATTCTGTTCTTTCCGAACTATCTAGAATTGAGAATGCTGTTGAAAAAGAAATTTACTTAAAACAATTATCCTCGGAATTTGACCTGTCAATGGATGTATTGAAGGAGCAAATTTTTCAGAAGGAAAAACAAATAAGTAAACAGCAACCTCCGCAGCAACAAAATAAAATGTCTCAGCAGCAGCCAAAAAGAGTCCCTATTCAATCAAAACGGTTATTACCAGCATTTCATACGGCTGAAAGAATGTTGATAGCACATATGCTAAGAAGTAAAGATATTGCTGAAAAGGTTCTTGATCGGCTTGGTCTTCAATTTAATATTGAAGAGCATAGGGCTATTGTCACTTATTTATATGGTTTTTATGAGGAAGGAAATGAAGAAAATGTAAGTTCTTTTCTTTCTAGATTACCAAACCCTGAATTACAACATACCGTATCCAACATTGCGATGATTACCTTAAACTCTGAAGTAAGTGAACAGGAGTTATCTGATTATATAAAACAGGTGTTGAATCATCAAAAAATGTTAATGATAAAAGAAAAAGAAACTGAAAAAAATGAAGCTGAACGAAATAAGCAATTTAAAGAAGCGGCTCAGATTGCAATGGAAATTATTCAATTAAAACAAGCTCTAAAATCATAA
- a CDS encoding YaiI/YqxD family protein yields MEKYDEKNKKIYVDADACPVKTEIMDLAGKYNIHVIFVASYNHTTGRTYGGEWVFVDTGKEEADLYIVNHVNKNDIVISQDIGLAGLLIRKDVIFITPRGKQYTEANLDTALQFRYLSAMERKGGKYTKGPKKFTDDDTLNFITNLEKILSKHAGELE; encoded by the coding sequence ATAGAGAAATATGACGAAAAAAATAAAAAAATTTATGTAGATGCTGATGCTTGTCCAGTTAAAACGGAGATTATGGATCTTGCGGGAAAGTATAACATTCATGTCATATTTGTTGCTTCTTATAACCATACAACAGGTAGAACTTATGGAGGAGAATGGGTTTTTGTTGACACGGGTAAAGAAGAAGCTGATTTATACATAGTAAACCACGTCAATAAAAACGACATTGTTATTTCGCAAGACATTGGTTTAGCGGGCTTATTAATAAGAAAAGATGTTATTTTCATTACCCCAAGGGGAAAACAATATACAGAAGCTAATCTTGATACAGCTCTTCAATTTCGCTACTTGTCTGCCATGGAAAGAAAAGGAGGCAAATATACGAAAGGACCAAAAAAGTTTACAGATGATGATACTTTAAATTTTATCACAAATTTAGAAAAAATTTTGTCGAAACATGCAGGAGAACTTGAATAA